The following proteins are co-located in the Chryseobacterium daecheongense genome:
- a CDS encoding adenylyltransferase/cytidyltransferase family protein: MKTEKIGITFSSFDLLHAGHIKMLEEAKTVCDYLIVGLQIDPSHDRPNKNKPTQTIVERYIQLKAVSAVDEIIPYYTEEDLEDILKSFVIDVRIIGDDYMDRDFTGKKYCEQKGIEIYYNKRDHRFSSSDLRKRIFEAEKSKVPVNAK, encoded by the coding sequence ATGAAAACAGAAAAAATAGGGATTACATTCTCTTCATTTGACTTACTTCATGCGGGACATATAAAAATGTTAGAAGAAGCAAAAACCGTTTGTGATTATCTGATTGTAGGTTTACAGATTGACCCCTCCCATGATCGCCCTAATAAAAATAAGCCTACTCAGACCATTGTAGAAAGATATATTCAGCTTAAGGCAGTGAGTGCTGTAGATGAAATCATTCCTTACTATACAGAAGAAGATCTGGAAGACATTTTGAAATCTTTTGTAATAGACGTAAGAATTATTGGAGACGATTATATGGACCGTGATTTTACAGGAAAAAAATACTGCGAGCAAAAAGGAATAGAAATTTATTATAATAAAAGGGACCACCGGTTTTCCTCCAGCGATTTAAGAAAAAGAATTTTCGAAGCGGAGAAAAGTAAAGTACCCGTAAATGCAAAATAA
- the galE gene encoding UDP-glucose 4-epimerase GalE → MAILVTGGLGYIGSHTVVELLNNNFDVVIVDDLSNSERFILNNIEEITGKKPVFYPFDLKRKELLSQVFDAHQIDGCINFAASKAVGESQVIPVDYYENNLFSLINILQEFKKRDLSNFIFSSSCTVYGQADVMPIDENTPLKMPESVYGKTKQMGEEILKDFANAYKRKISLLRYFNPIGAHPSGKLGELPIGVPNNLVPYVMQTAAGIREKLNIWGNDYDTEDGTPIRDYIYVVDLAKAHVAALKKLMSDSSNNTVIDIYNLGTGKGFSVLEVVDAFEMANNVKVAYQICDRREGDITVAYANADKAEHELGWKAETSLQEALKTVWEWQKYLKSRNLN, encoded by the coding sequence ATGGCAATACTCGTAACCGGAGGTCTTGGATATATAGGTTCCCATACCGTAGTGGAATTACTTAATAATAACTTTGATGTTGTTATTGTAGATGATTTGTCTAACTCTGAAAGATTTATTTTAAATAATATAGAAGAGATTACCGGAAAGAAACCTGTTTTTTATCCCTTTGATCTAAAAAGAAAGGAGCTTTTAAGTCAGGTTTTTGATGCTCATCAGATTGACGGATGTATCAACTTTGCTGCTTCTAAGGCAGTTGGCGAAAGTCAGGTTATACCTGTTGATTATTATGAGAATAATTTATTTTCTCTGATCAATATTCTTCAGGAATTTAAAAAGAGAGATCTCTCTAATTTTATTTTCAGTTCTTCATGTACGGTTTACGGGCAGGCGGATGTAATGCCCATTGATGAAAATACCCCATTAAAAATGCCGGAGAGTGTTTATGGTAAAACTAAACAAATGGGTGAAGAGATCCTTAAAGATTTTGCCAATGCATATAAAAGAAAGATTTCCTTATTAAGATATTTCAATCCTATTGGAGCACATCCTTCGGGTAAATTAGGCGAATTGCCTATTGGAGTTCCAAATAATCTTGTTCCTTATGTGATGCAGACGGCAGCAGGAATTCGTGAAAAATTAAATATTTGGGGGAATGATTACGACACGGAGGACGGAACACCAATCCGCGATTACATTTATGTTGTTGATCTTGCAAAGGCTCATGTTGCAGCATTAAAAAAATTAATGTCAGATTCTAGTAACAATACCGTTATTGATATTTATAATTTAGGAACCGGAAAAGGATTCTCAGTTTTAGAAGTGGTGGATGCTTTTGAAATGGCAAATAATGTGAAGGTTGCTTATCAGATCTGTGATAGAAGAGAGGGAGATATTACGGTTGCATATGCCAATGCTGACAAAGCTGAACATGAACTTGGATGGAAGGCTGAAACCAGTTTGCAGGAAGCATTAAAAACGGTTTGGGAATGGCAAAAATATCTGAAGTCAAGAAATTTAAATTAA
- a CDS encoding phosphoenolpyruvate carboxylase — protein MIHDQRAEKFRQIVENKFQIYNSLFMSLPYDKMTNIGMLLPFLYEESKNGYEAGKTPEEIVEEFFKSHTDLHTEEQKLELLFKIIQYIERQVVLFDSIEDAAFPNLHSESDNGTVTNLFERSQQDHKLEKVREKLRDFTVKVVFTAHPTQFYPSSVQRIIQDLRSAITTDSVTNIDMLLQQLGKTPFVNKEKPTPIDEALSIISYLRYVYYDTIGELFTKIRKTFGNGHFHLHEDIIQLGFWPGGDRDGNPFVTADVTKRVAEELRSAILKSYYSHLKFIRRRLSFRGVSEVLQQLNDELYAAIFNNHKITTEDILKRADEAEHILIREHNSLFLDLLVNFKDRVKIFGTHFATLDIRQDSRIHQQVIDEVFAKLYGDQEADHNEKFNRLIQDSKTVKADDFEGIVKDTLLTVSEVAEIQQLNGMRGMNRYIISNSDAVKDVMNVYAFFKICGYQEENINMDIVPLFETMEGLDNAEKVMKELYENPVYKKHLEKRGNQQTIMLGFSDGTKDGGYLKANWEIYKAKEVLTKLSEQRGIKVVFFDGRGGPPARGGGKTHDFYASQGNTIANNKIELTIQGQTITSIFGNKEQAKYNFEQLLTAGVENDVFKNSKKDLTEKERKLISELAEISYKKYSDLKAHPMFVPYLQEMSTLEYYGKTNIGSRPSKRGNGNELKFEDLRAIPFVGSWSQLKQNVPGFFGFGFAMEEMKKQGRFEEVRELYKGSDFFKTLVLNSMMSMNKSYFPLTYYIKNNPKFGAFWNVLFEEYNLSKDIMLELTGFTMLQEEDPLSRKSVKIREKIVLPLLSIQQYALMKIQKGEGNKEAYEKLVTRSLFGNINASRNSA, from the coding sequence ATGATACATGACCAACGCGCAGAGAAATTCAGGCAGATTGTAGAAAATAAATTCCAGATCTACAATTCATTATTTATGAGTTTGCCTTATGATAAAATGACCAATATCGGGATGTTACTCCCATTTTTATACGAAGAAAGCAAAAACGGTTACGAGGCCGGAAAGACCCCTGAAGAAATCGTAGAGGAGTTTTTTAAAAGCCATACCGACCTGCATACTGAGGAACAGAAACTGGAATTGCTTTTTAAAATCATACAATATATCGAAAGGCAGGTAGTTTTATTTGACAGTATTGAAGATGCTGCCTTTCCGAATCTACATTCGGAGAGCGATAATGGAACGGTAACCAATCTTTTTGAGCGCTCCCAGCAGGATCATAAACTTGAAAAAGTTCGTGAAAAGTTGAGGGATTTTACAGTAAAGGTTGTGTTCACCGCTCACCCTACACAATTTTATCCAAGTTCTGTACAGAGGATCATTCAGGATTTAAGGTCAGCGATTACCACTGATTCTGTTACCAATATTGATATGCTTCTTCAGCAGCTGGGAAAAACTCCTTTTGTTAATAAAGAAAAACCGACTCCTATTGATGAGGCATTGAGTATCATTTCCTATTTACGCTATGTGTATTACGATACCATCGGTGAATTGTTTACCAAGATCAGAAAAACATTCGGAAACGGACATTTTCATTTGCATGAAGATATCATACAGCTTGGTTTTTGGCCGGGAGGAGACCGGGATGGTAACCCTTTTGTAACGGCTGATGTTACCAAAAGAGTCGCTGAAGAACTTCGTTCTGCAATTTTAAAATCTTATTACAGCCATTTAAAATTTATCAGAAGACGTTTAAGTTTCAGAGGCGTGTCGGAAGTTTTACAACAGCTTAATGATGAATTGTATGCGGCTATTTTTAATAACCACAAAATTACCACTGAAGATATTCTGAAAAGGGCAGATGAAGCAGAACATATTCTTATACGGGAACATAACTCATTATTTTTAGATCTTCTCGTGAATTTCAAAGACCGGGTTAAAATTTTCGGGACCCATTTCGCCACATTAGATATTCGTCAGGACAGCAGGATTCATCAGCAGGTTATAGATGAAGTTTTTGCAAAATTATATGGAGATCAGGAAGCCGATCATAATGAAAAATTCAACCGATTAATTCAGGATTCTAAAACAGTTAAGGCTGATGATTTTGAAGGCATTGTAAAGGATACTTTGCTTACGGTTTCAGAAGTTGCTGAAATTCAGCAATTGAATGGTATGAGGGGAATGAACCGTTATATTATATCCAACTCCGATGCTGTGAAAGATGTGATGAATGTATATGCATTTTTCAAAATTTGCGGTTATCAGGAAGAAAATATCAATATGGACATTGTTCCTTTGTTTGAAACCATGGAAGGGCTTGATAATGCTGAAAAGGTAATGAAAGAACTTTACGAAAATCCGGTTTATAAAAAACATCTTGAAAAAAGAGGTAATCAGCAGACCATTATGCTGGGCTTTTCCGATGGAACAAAGGACGGTGGGTATTTGAAGGCCAACTGGGAGATTTACAAGGCTAAAGAAGTTCTTACTAAACTTTCCGAACAAAGAGGGATCAAAGTAGTATTTTTTGATGGAAGGGGAGGACCTCCGGCCAGAGGAGGGGGCAAGACCCATGATTTTTATGCTTCTCAGGGAAATACCATTGCCAATAATAAAATTGAGCTAACCATTCAGGGACAAACTATAACCAGTATTTTTGGAAATAAAGAGCAGGCAAAATACAATTTTGAGCAGCTATTAACCGCGGGAGTGGAAAATGATGTATTTAAAAACTCTAAAAAAGACCTTACTGAAAAAGAAAGAAAGCTGATCAGTGAGCTGGCAGAGATCAGTTATAAAAAATATTCCGATCTGAAAGCACATCCGATGTTCGTTCCGTACTTGCAGGAAATGAGTACATTGGAATACTATGGTAAAACGAATATTGGAAGCCGTCCATCAAAACGAGGAAACGGGAACGAATTGAAATTCGAAGACCTAAGGGCTATTCCATTTGTGGGTTCGTGGTCCCAGCTGAAGCAGAATGTGCCGGGATTTTTTGGTTTTGGTTTTGCCATGGAGGAAATGAAAAAGCAGGGAAGGTTTGAAGAAGTAAGAGAATTATACAAAGGTTCGGACTTCTTTAAAACTTTAGTTTTAAACTCTATGATGAGTATGAATAAATCTTATTTCCCGCTTACTTACTATATTAAAAACAATCCGAAATTCGGAGCATTCTGGAATGTGCTCTTTGAAGAATATAACCTTTCAAAAGATATCATGCTTGAACTTACCGGATTTACCATGCTTCAGGAAGAAGATCCATTGTCAAGAAAATCTGTAAAGATCCGCGAAAAGATTGTATTACCTTTGTTAAGCATCCAGCAATATGCTTTAATGAAGATCCAGAAAGGAGAAGGGAACAAAGAAGCTTATGAAAAGCTGGTAACAAGATCATTGTTTGGAAATATTAATGCGAGTAGAAACTCAGCTTAG
- a CDS encoding S8 family peptidase: MKKTLLFCFLTGYSLAFAQTALVFVYFTDKPNKSAFYANPLSELSQKSLNRRTALGIPLNDQDAPIEQSYIQNIQNLGFTVTDYSKWLNGVAVNATSAQIAALQSQPYVQSVESFARNASAGTKQTNPNKWENFDNTNKNLTTFDYGSGSEQIDQINLRPLHLAGFTGNGVTIAVIDTGFPTVNTGSAFARLWTNNKIKGGFDFVTKTNDIYNPSLNVHGSVVLGAIGGYIQDIFVGSAPDADFYLYRSENSLIEIPEEELYWIEAAEEADRKGVDLITTSLGYTTFDDTRYNYQYSDMNGSTSFIARAAGIATTKGIFVLIAAGNSGQLPWHYISTPADNPQVFTIGSVDSSGISSGFSSFGPNALGVIKPDGSTRGTASATVFNNSITSATGTSIATPIAAGGVACLIQAFSNMNRDLMKNKLRQTASLYPSYIDQMGYGVLNFGNFYNGTLNTSEAVKKHKVAIFPNPVKSILNVASEADVIALEVYDNLGRLIIRSNQQKSIKVEHFPKGTYYLKIQTKDKSYYEKFIKE; the protein is encoded by the coding sequence ATGAAGAAAACTCTACTCTTTTGTTTCTTAACCGGTTACTCTCTGGCTTTTGCACAAACAGCACTGGTATTCGTGTATTTCACTGATAAGCCTAATAAGTCAGCATTTTATGCTAATCCCCTTTCTGAGCTTAGCCAGAAATCATTGAACAGACGCACGGCTTTGGGAATTCCCCTGAATGATCAGGATGCTCCCATTGAGCAATCTTATATTCAGAATATCCAAAACCTTGGTTTTACAGTTACCGATTACTCAAAATGGCTTAACGGAGTAGCCGTAAATGCTACTTCAGCCCAGATTGCAGCACTTCAGTCACAACCCTATGTCCAGTCGGTAGAAAGTTTTGCAAGAAATGCTTCTGCAGGGACCAAACAGACCAACCCTAATAAATGGGAAAATTTTGACAATACAAATAAAAACCTGACCACATTTGATTATGGTTCAGGCTCAGAACAAATTGATCAGATCAATCTAAGACCTCTTCATCTTGCAGGCTTTACGGGAAATGGTGTAACCATCGCAGTTATAGACACCGGATTTCCGACAGTAAACACAGGCTCTGCTTTTGCCAGATTATGGACCAATAATAAAATAAAGGGAGGGTTTGATTTTGTTACTAAAACGAATGATATTTATAACCCCTCACTCAATGTCCATGGCTCTGTTGTTTTAGGTGCAATTGGAGGTTATATTCAGGATATATTTGTCGGTTCGGCACCTGATGCTGATTTCTATCTTTACCGCAGCGAAAATTCCCTTATAGAAATTCCTGAAGAAGAATTATACTGGATTGAAGCAGCAGAGGAAGCTGATCGAAAAGGGGTCGACCTTATTACTACATCTCTGGGATATACCACATTTGATGATACACGATATAATTATCAGTATTCTGATATGAATGGAAGCACATCTTTTATAGCCAGAGCCGCCGGGATTGCAACAACCAAAGGTATTTTTGTATTAATTGCAGCAGGAAACTCGGGACAGCTTCCCTGGCATTATATCAGCACTCCTGCAGATAATCCCCAGGTGTTTACGATAGGCTCAGTAGATTCTTCCGGAATCTCATCCGGATTTTCATCTTTCGGGCCTAATGCGTTGGGTGTAATAAAGCCAGACGGCAGTACAAGAGGTACTGCATCTGCTACTGTTTTCAATAATTCAATAACTTCTGCTACAGGAACCTCAATTGCAACACCAATTGCTGCAGGTGGAGTAGCTTGCTTAATTCAGGCTTTTTCCAATATGAACCGAGATCTGATGAAAAACAAATTACGACAAACGGCCTCATTATATCCTTCCTACATAGATCAGATGGGTTATGGGGTTCTTAATTTCGGAAACTTCTATAATGGAACTTTAAACACTTCCGAAGCAGTAAAAAAGCACAAAGTTGCTATATTTCCAAATCCTGTTAAAAGCATTCTGAATGTCGCATCAGAAGCAGATGTTATTGCATTGGAAGTTTATGATAACCTGGGTAGGCTCATCATCCGGAGTAACCAGCAAAAATCGATTAAAGTTGAACATTTTCCGAAAGGTACCTATTACCTTAAGATTCAGACAAAAGATAAATCATATTATGAGAAATTTATAAAAGAATAA
- a CDS encoding DegT/DnrJ/EryC1/StrS family aminotransferase — translation MKKIQMVDLQSQYYKIKNDVDNAVLNVMDSAAFINGPEVKSFQNELESYLDVKHVIPCANGTDALQIALMALDLKEGDEVITADFTFAATVEVIHLLKLKSVLVDVDYDTFTISTEQIKKAITPRTKAIIPVHIFGQCANMEEILKIAEENNLFVIEDNAQAIGSDYTFSDGTVKQAGTMSTVGTTSFFPSKNLGCYGDGGAIFTNNDELAHRLRGIVNHGMYERYYHDEVGVNSRLDSIQAAILRKKLPNLDSYNEARRKAADYYDEAFAGNPNILTPKRAENTTHVFHQYTLRIVNGKRNELQKFLAEKEIPAMIYYPVALRKQKAYFQESNDADFVNTDKLLDQVISLPMHTELDEEQLKYITDAVLEFMG, via the coding sequence ATGAAAAAAATTCAGATGGTTGACTTGCAAAGTCAGTATTACAAGATAAAGAATGATGTAGATAATGCAGTATTAAATGTAATGGATTCTGCGGCTTTTATAAACGGCCCAGAAGTGAAGTCCTTCCAGAATGAATTGGAATCTTATTTAGACGTAAAGCATGTTATTCCTTGTGCAAACGGAACTGATGCTTTACAGATTGCTTTGATGGCTTTAGACCTTAAAGAAGGAGATGAGGTGATCACTGCTGATTTTACTTTTGCAGCTACTGTAGAAGTTATTCATTTATTGAAACTTAAATCTGTTTTGGTAGATGTAGATTACGATACATTCACAATTTCTACGGAACAGATTAAAAAAGCAATTACTCCAAGAACGAAAGCGATCATTCCCGTACACATTTTCGGACAATGTGCTAATATGGAAGAAATTCTGAAAATTGCTGAAGAGAATAACTTATTCGTTATTGAAGACAATGCGCAAGCAATTGGTTCAGACTATACGTTTTCCGATGGAACTGTAAAACAGGCAGGTACGATGTCTACGGTAGGTACCACTTCATTCTTTCCTTCTAAAAATTTAGGTTGCTATGGAGACGGAGGAGCTATCTTTACCAATAACGATGAACTGGCACACCGTTTAAGAGGAATTGTTAATCATGGAATGTATGAAAGGTACTATCATGATGAAGTAGGAGTGAACTCTCGCTTAGACAGTATTCAGGCTGCTATTTTAAGGAAAAAACTTCCTAATCTTGATTCCTATAATGAAGCGAGAAGAAAAGCTGCTGATTATTACGATGAGGCTTTTGCAGGAAACCCAAACATATTAACACCAAAAAGAGCCGAAAACACAACCCACGTATTTCATCAGTATACTTTAAGAATAGTAAACGGAAAACGTAATGAGTTACAAAAATTCCTTGCAGAAAAAGAAATTCCTGCGATGATCTATTATCCGGTAGCATTAAGAAAGCAAAAAGCTTATTTCCAGGAAAGTAATGATGCAGATTTTGTAAATACGGATAAATTATTGGATCAGGTGATTTCTCTTCCGATGCATACAGAATTGGATGAAGAACAGTTGAAGTATATTACGGATGCTGTGCTTGAATTTATGGGATAG